A region of Mustela lutreola isolate mMusLut2 chromosome 17, mMusLut2.pri, whole genome shotgun sequence DNA encodes the following proteins:
- the COQ7 gene encoding 5-demethoxyubiquinone hydroxylase, mitochondrial isoform X3 produces the protein MTLDSMSRAAVDRIIRVDHAGEYGANRIYAGQMAVLGRTSVGPVIQKMWDQEKDHLKKFNELLVAFRVRPTILMPFWNVAGFALGAGTALLGKEGAMACTVAVEESIAHHYNNQIRTLMEKEPEKYTELLQVIKKFRDEELEHHDIGLEHDAQLAPAYTVLKSLIQAGCSMAIYLSERF, from the exons ATGACCTTAGACAGTATGAGTCGGGCAGCTGTGGATCGAATAATCCGGGTGGATCACGCAGGTGAATATGGAGCGAACCGAATCTATGCAGGACAGATGGCCGTCCTGGGCCGGACCAGTGTCGGGCCAGTCATTCAG aaaatgtGGGATCAAGAAAAGGATCACTTGAAAAAGTTCAACGAGTTGTTGGTTGCATTCAGGGTGCGGCCGACGATTCTGATGCCCTTTTGGAACGTGGCGGGGTTTGCACTGG GTGCGGGAACCGCCCTGCTTGGGAAAGAGGGAGCAATGGCCTGCACTGTGGCTGTGGAAGAGTCCATAGCACATCACTATAACAACCAGATCAGGACGCTGATGGAGAAGGAACCTGAAAAATACACGGAACTTCTTCAG GTGATAAAGAAATTTCGGGATGAAGAGCTGGAGCACCATGACATAGGCCTTGAACATGATGCACAACTG GCTCCAGCCTACACCGTCTTGAAGAGCCTCATCCAGGCCGGATGCAGCATGGCGATATATTTATCAGAAAGATTTTAA